TGGAACCTCTCGGCGACTTCGGCGCGTACGACATCGTTGTTTCTCTCGCCTATGCGCGGGCATGGGGTCCGCTTCGGGCCGGTCTCGCCGCGAAGCCGTTCTACTCGAAGATCGACCGGGTGAGCGCGCACGGCGTGGCGGCGGATCTCGGCCTTCAGGCGGACACGCCGATCGAGAACCTCACGATCGGCGGGGCGATCGCGAACTTTGGGAACGAGCCCTATTATGTGGAAGAGAGGTTCTCGCTCCCGCTCGATCTTCGAGGCGGCGCCGCCTATCGGATTCCGCTTCCCGCGGAGTCGGGCGAGCTTCTCGTTTCCGCGGAGGTTCGAAAGTCGAGGGACGACGACGCGCGCACGCATTTCGGCGGGGATCTCCGCCTCGCGAGCGGGATCTCGCTCCGCTTCGGCTACAAATGGGGCTACGAGGAAGAAGACTACGCGTTCGGCATCGGGATCGCGCGCGGGTTCTACTCGATCCAGTACGCTCTGGTCCCCTTCCAGTCCGATTTCGGGAACGTCCATCGCTTCGCGCTCGGCCTGCACAGGGACAAGTAGGCGGATTCCTGCATCCGCCGGACAATTCGGTACCTCAATTCGGTACCTGATACCTCATTCCTGAGATACCCCATTTCTGACAAGTAGACAGATTCCTGAATTCGGTACCTGACACCGTACCTGACGCCACCACGGCGGGTGGCGGCCACGGGGCGTTGGGCCACTAACGCTTGTCGCTCCCACGGTCGCGACAAGCCCAAGTGGCCCATGCGCCCCTCCCACTCGCGCGCAGCGACAGCGAGCACGGCAGCGGGCGGATGGCCGACACGACTGAGCCGGGGCTCCCCGTCGCGAAGAGCGACGGGGTGGCGAGGAAGCTCCTTCGCGCATGCGGCGCGAAGGAGTGACCCGCCGTCCGACGACTGAGCCACGCGCGGGTGGCGGCGGCAGGCATCCGCGAGAAGCGCAGCCACCGAGGCTCGGCGAATTCAACCACTCGTCCCATAGGCGCGACCGAGGCTGCCGAGGGAGTCCCCGGAGCGCGAAGCGCGGAGGGGGAGCATCGAGCGGACAGCCGCCGACAGGACCCGCGCGTCTGGGAACGTCATCCCGGCGGGCCGTGGCCGCCACCCGCGCGTGGTGGCGGGGGTTTCTGTACCAGGTACAGGAACGATCCTGTACCTGGCACAAGAGGCCTACTCCTCGAACCGCTTGAGCGTGATCGCGCCGCCCGTCATCTCCGCGAAGGTGAACGCCTCGATCCAGTCGCCGAGGATCACGCACTCCCCCTCGTCGTAACGGAAGTGTTCGGCGAAGTGGATGTGCCCGAGGATGACGCAGTCGAACCCCTCTCGAAACTTCCGGCGGACCGCGTCCTCGAGTGTTCGGTTCAGGATGAACTTCTTGCGGCTCGTGTGCGCGCGGCTCACGCGCGAAGCCCATCGCGCGAGCGGGATGCCGATGTCCGGATGAATCCAATGATACGCGCGGATCGCGGCTGGATTTCGGACGATGCGGCGGAGCAGGCGATAGCCGGGATCATGCCCGGCGGCCAGGTCGTCTCCGTGCGTGAGGTAGATGCGCTTCCCCTGGAGGCGGAGATCGATCGGCCGGTGGAAGACCGAGATCCCGATCGTCTCGCGGAAGAAACGGCCGATCCAATAGTCGTGGTTCCCCGCGAGATAGCGCACGTCGACCCCGGCGCGCGCGAGCTCCGCGAGCTCCCGAAGGACGAGGACGGGGACTCTGGGGAGCACTTCGGCATACTCGAACCAGAAGTCGAAGAGATCCCCCGCGATGTAAAGGATCCGCGCCCGCTCGCGGACGTGCCGGAGGAAGCGAAGGAACCTCTCGATTCGCGCTCGCTCCTCGCTCTCCCGGCCCGCGCCGAAATGGGCGTCCGCGACGAAGAAGACCGGATCGTCGCGCCGTTCGGCCGGCGCCGAGGAGCGCAAATCGTTCGCGGATTGCATGCCCGGCATGGTAGCATCCGCGTCGGAAGCGGGCAAACGGAAAGCCCCTACGCCGAGGGAGAGAAAGATGAACGACGAGAAGCGCGACGACGCGACGCGTGAAGGATCGGACGAGACGCCGAAGGGACCGCCCCCCGGGGCTCGCCGGACCGAGCCGCGGGACGAGCCTGAGGAAGGTTCGTTCTGGGAAAAGGTCCGGAGGGGCGTCGTCGAGGGATATCAGATCGCCGCCGAGAAGACCGACGTCTACGCCCGCATCGCGAGCCGGAGGCTCCGGGTCGTCGGGATCACGCGCCGGATCGAACGATTCCGTGCCGAGATCGGGGAGAGGGTGTACGATCTTCTCACGATGAATCCGGAAGCGAGGATTTCCGAAGATTCGTTCGTGAAGGAGATGGTCGAGCGGATCCGCAACGCCGAAGAGGAGCTGACGCGGGTCGAGGCGGAGATCGAGGAGATCCGCCGGGAGTCGCGCGGGAGGGGCGCGGAGACGCGGGAGGGGAACGAGACATGACCGAGGAGGCACGCGCGCGCCGGAGATGGGCCCGACGGGCGGGGGGAGCGGCGCTCGGCGCCCTCTGTTGGCTTCTCGTATCCGCAAGCTGCAAGTGGGCTCCCTCTTCGCAAGCGGGCGAGAGGATCTCTCCCCCCGCGGAAGCGGAGCGTCGCCTTCCGCCGCCCGTTTCGGGGACGACGGAGGCGCTCGGAACGTTCGAATCCCCGTTCGTGCGGATCGCGGATCTCGTCAAGCCGGCGGTCGTGAACGTGAGCACGCGGCGGATGTTCGCGCATCCGCCCGTCGGGGGGAGGGACCGCCTACGCGACTTCTTCCCGGAGGACGGAACGATCGAGGTCCCCTCAACCGCGTCCGGCTTTGTTTTTGATGCAAGAGGTTATGTCCTCACAAACAACCACGTCGTCCAGGAAGCCGAAGAGATCCGCGTCAGCTTCATCGACGGCCGAGAGTTCGTCGCCGAGGTGGTCGGCGTCGATCCGAGCACCGACGTCGCGGTGATCCGCGTCCGCGGGGAAGGACCCTTCCCGGTCGCGCGGATCGGAGACTCGGACAGCATTCAGGTGGGCGATTGGGCGATCGCCGTCGGAAACCCGCTCGGGTATCTCGAGGGGAGCGTCACGGTCGGCGTCGTGAGCGCCAAGGGCCGGTCGGACCTGGACATCGCGGGGGGAACGCCCGTCTATCAGAACTTCATCCAGACCGACGCCTCGATCAACTTCGGCAACTCGGGAGGACCACTCGTCAACATCCGCGGGGAGGTGATCGGCGTGAACACCGCGGTCAACCCGACGGGACAGG
This is a stretch of genomic DNA from Candidatus Eisenbacteria bacterium. It encodes these proteins:
- a CDS encoding trypsin-like peptidase domain-containing protein → MTEEARARRRWARRAGGAALGALCWLLVSASCKWAPSSQAGERISPPAEAERRLPPPVSGTTEALGTFESPFVRIADLVKPAVVNVSTRRMFAHPPVGGRDRLRDFFPEDGTIEVPSTASGFVFDARGYVLTNNHVVQEAEEIRVSFIDGREFVAEVVGVDPSTDVAVIRVRGEGPFPVARIGDSDSIQVGDWAIAVGNPLGYLEGSVTVGVVSAKGRSDLDIAGGTPVYQNFIQTDASINFGNSGGPLVNIRGEVIGVNTAVNPTGQGIGFAIPINFARKIAEELIASGKVLRAYIGIYPQELTPDIIEGKRLRATEGILVGQVIPNSPAEKSGLTRGDVIHSFDGIPVRGVSDFRMLVAESRVGKRVTVEFTRDGERRKANVVLVERPDVVTAGEERAEAETWLGLQVVDPAEEPEVVRTLGLVGHPGVLVYSVEPGSAAWQGGIRIGDLIQEIGDKPIRNLEDYEGVREEVRSPDRPIVFLVFREGFTQYVAVRP
- a CDS encoding UDP-2,3-diacylglucosamine diphosphatase, producing MPGMQSANDLRSSAPAERRDDPVFFVADAHFGAGRESEERARIERFLRFLRHVRERARILYIAGDLFDFWFEYAEVLPRVPVLVLRELAELARAGVDVRYLAGNHDYWIGRFFRETIGISVFHRPIDLRLQGKRIYLTHGDDLAAGHDPGYRLLRRIVRNPAAIRAYHWIHPDIGIPLARWASRVSRAHTSRKKFILNRTLEDAVRRKFREGFDCVILGHIHFAEHFRYDEGECVILGDWIEAFTFAEMTGGAITLKRFEE
- a CDS encoding PorV/PorQ family protein; the protein is MKRFLFVSAAALCAAGSAGSAPVGLRSMLVDPGVAASGMGYAYTAVADDASALYWNPAGLVLGAEGYDLLLAHTEWFVEHRMEYAVVAWNRGADALAAGISGLYVGGIERRDENPTLEPLGDFGAYDIVVSLAYARAWGPLRAGLAAKPFYSKIDRVSAHGVAADLGLQADTPIENLTIGGAIANFGNEPYYVEERFSLPLDLRGGAAYRIPLPAESGELLVSAEVRKSRDDDARTHFGGDLRLASGISLRFGYKWGYEEEDYAFGIGIARGFYSIQYALVPFQSDFGNVHRFALGLHRDK